A section of the Anabaena cylindrica PCC 7122 genome encodes:
- the def gene encoding peptide deformylase yields MIETVPIIQLGNPILRQKAVWVEDIHGEHIQKLIDDLIATVSQANGVGIAAPQVAESYRLFIVASRPNSRYPDAPEMEPTAMINPKIIAHSTEVVKGWEGCLSIPGIRGLVPRYQEIEIEYTDRNCQIQKQELSDFIARIFQHEYDHLEGKVFLDRVESTYELMTETEYQKQI; encoded by the coding sequence ATGATTGAAACAGTACCAATTATTCAATTAGGCAATCCGATATTACGCCAAAAAGCAGTTTGGGTAGAAGATATTCATGGTGAGCATATCCAAAAACTCATTGATGATTTAATAGCTACTGTTTCTCAGGCTAATGGTGTAGGAATTGCTGCACCCCAAGTTGCTGAATCCTATCGGTTATTTATTGTCGCTTCCCGTCCTAATTCCAGATATCCTGATGCACCAGAAATGGAACCAACAGCGATGATTAATCCAAAAATTATTGCCCATTCAACTGAAGTTGTGAAAGGTTGGGAAGGTTGTTTAAGTATTCCTGGAATTAGAGGTTTAGTTCCTAGATATCAGGAAATTGAAATTGAATATACTGACCGCAATTGTCAGATACAAAAGCAAGAATTATCAGATTTTATCGCTCGTATTTTTCAACATGAGTATGATCATCTGGAAGGGAAAGTATTTTTAGATAGAGTAGAATCTACTTATGAATTGATGACTGAGACTGAATATCAAAAGCAGATATAA